A genomic segment from Candidatus Dependentiae bacterium encodes:
- the tsaD gene encoding tRNA (adenosine(37)-N6)-threonylcarbamoyltransferase complex transferase subunit TsaD, translated as MSIILGIESSCDETAAAVYDSDRKQLLSNIVFSQIKLHEIYGGVVPEIASRSHLEKIDIIVQAALDTANINLNNIDYIAVTNKPGLVGSLLVGLCFAKSLAFAKNKKIIGINHLQAHIFSSFLKVDNSIEDVPFPHICLSASGGSTVIYYVKDFGEYEVIGQTIDDAAGEAFDKVAKIIGFGYPGGAKIEQAAKGVDFQDFYKYPRTKNFTKSLDFTFSGLKTAVMYDLVKKNAYDLQNGPIFENITSELQNQVSSSLLVCMADIFQAKIELALKLYPNAKAVTFVGGVACNNYICDRLNSVVNNLDKKFISPVCKFCADNAAMVAFLGAQKAEQNQFSDLDLDVFK; from the coding sequence ATGTCTATAATTTTAGGTATAGAATCTTCTTGTGATGAAACTGCTGCAGCTGTTTACGATTCTGATCGTAAGCAGCTGCTCTCAAATATAGTTTTTTCACAAATAAAATTACACGAAATATATGGTGGAGTTGTTCCGGAAATTGCATCCAGATCGCACTTGGAAAAAATAGATATTATAGTTCAAGCTGCGCTTGATACTGCTAATATTAATTTAAATAATATAGATTATATAGCTGTAACCAATAAACCGGGACTTGTTGGATCGTTGCTGGTTGGACTATGTTTTGCCAAATCTTTGGCTTTTGCTAAAAATAAAAAAATAATTGGCATAAATCATCTACAAGCACATATATTTTCTTCTTTTTTAAAAGTTGATAATTCAATAGAAGATGTTCCATTTCCACATATTTGTCTATCAGCGTCCGGTGGCAGTACTGTAATTTACTATGTTAAAGATTTTGGTGAATATGAAGTTATAGGCCAAACTATAGATGATGCTGCAGGTGAGGCTTTTGATAAAGTAGCTAAAATTATAGGTTTTGGTTATCCTGGTGGCGCTAAAATTGAACAAGCGGCAAAGGGTGTAGATTTTCAGGATTTTTATAAATATCCTAGAACCAAAAATTTTACAAAATCTTTGGATTTTACTTTTTCCGGTTTAAAAACAGCTGTTATGTATGATCTTGTTAAAAAGAATGCTTATGATTTGCAAAATGGTCCTATTTTTGAAAATATAACTTCAGAATTACAAAATCAGGTTTCAAGCTCGTTACTTGTTTGCATGGCAGATATTTTCCAGGCAAAAATCGAGTTAGCTTTAAAATTATATCCAAATGCAAAAGCTGTTACATTTGTTGGCGGTGTTGCTTGTAATAATTATATTTGCGATCGATTAAATTCTGTTGTTAATAATTTAGATAAAAAATTTATTAGCCCAGTTTGTAAATTCTGCGCAGATAACGCTGCTATGGTTGCTTTTTTAGGTGCACAAAAGGCAGAGCAAAATCAATTTTCAGATTTAGACCTTGATGTTTTTAAGTAA